A single window of Hydrogenobacter hydrogenophilus DNA harbors:
- a CDS encoding 6-pyruvoyl trahydropterin synthase family protein, which yields WTLVVKRKFNAAHFLTDYHGSPEPLHGHTWEVELHIRADALDTGGMGFDFVEIDNFLKEILPDYKLLNDLFDFSPSAENIAKWLYEKVKERYPSLQKVVVWETQNCGAEYFEL from the coding sequence TGGACTCTTGTAGTGAAGAGAAAGTTCAACGCTGCTCACTTTCTGACGGATTATCATGGCTCTCCAGAACCTCTGCACGGACACACTTGGGAGGTGGAACTTCACATAAGAGCTGACGCTCTTGACACTGGTGGTATGGGTTTTGACTTTGTTGAGATTGACAACTTCCTTAAAGAGATCCTTCCTGATTACAAACTTCTCAATGACCTTTTTGATTTTTCTCCAAGTGCGGAAAATATAGCCAAGTGGCTTTATGAGAAAGTAAAAGAAAGGTATCCTTCACTTCAGAAGGTGGTGGTTTGGGAAACTCAAAACTGCGGTGCGGAGTATTTTGAACTATAA